From Achromobacter spanius, a single genomic window includes:
- a CDS encoding TIGR00645 family protein, translating into MIPNSPPRLGLLPSLIFSSRWLQLPLYLGLIVAQGVYVMLFLKELWHLVTHATSFGEMEIMLIVLGLIDVVMISNLLVMVIVGGYETFVSRLRLQNHPDQPEWLSHVNASVLKVKLAMAIIGISSIHLLRTFIEAGTIGTPNARFTEAGVMWQTIIHAIFILSALGIALVDKLSSGGSGKH; encoded by the coding sequence ATGATCCCGAATTCCCCTCCCCGCCTTGGCCTGCTTCCCAGCCTCATCTTCAGTTCGCGCTGGTTGCAGCTACCGCTGTACCTGGGCCTGATCGTCGCGCAGGGCGTCTATGTCATGCTGTTCCTCAAGGAACTCTGGCACCTGGTCACTCACGCCACCAGCTTCGGCGAAATGGAAATCATGCTGATCGTGCTGGGACTGATCGACGTGGTCATGATCTCCAACCTGCTGGTGATGGTCATCGTGGGCGGATACGAGACCTTCGTGTCCCGCCTGCGCCTGCAGAACCACCCCGACCAGCCTGAATGGCTCAGCCACGTGAACGCCAGTGTGCTCAAGGTGAAACTTGCGATGGCCATCATCGGCATCTCGTCGATCCATCTGCTGCGCACCTTCATCGAAGCCGGCACCATCGGCACGCCGAACGCGCGCTTCACCGAAGCCGGCGTGATGTGGCAGACCATCATCCACGCCATCTTCATCCTGTCGGCGTTGGGGATCGCCCTGGTCGATAAGCTGTCGTCCGGCGGCAGCGGCAAGCACTAA